One part of the Astatotilapia calliptera unplaced genomic scaffold, fAstCal1.2 U_scaffold_146, whole genome shotgun sequence genome encodes these proteins:
- the LOC113017544 gene encoding calcium-binding and coiled-coil domain-containing protein 2-like, with amino-acid sequence MYPREHQQRINNLAASPSRSGRPLTARGKPDMTRSIGASSVQRTLQENSDLHAKIKQIEEEKLQLEEKCRQLEARNQELEKQQQRQPYTKIISEAWEGKFGEARERILVLMKENKTKSAELKETSAQLQRANATIGEMQRDLQNMEQKNQALQGTLDEAMEQTAQILGQKKEGVTQMQDQLKGIKKKYEVLKVRLDETECKNKELLQEKEQQEEEKKRILQDLERRNEQLEKMHEEKQQQNTDNRNLLKEMEQRCQKLEKEVEETTDQLRTLILEKKVVVEKLMEKKKKRFRFFWRRDTPAFSTFSIFSTADVTSSPSTSVPS; translated from the coding sequence ATGTATCCACGAGAACACCAACAAAGAATAAACAATCTTGCTGCCTCTCCTTCGAGGTCTGGCCGGCCACTCACTGCAAGAGGTAAGCCTGATATGACACGATCCATTGGTGCCTCATCAGTCCAAAGGACATTACAGGAAAACTCCGACCTACatgcaaaaattaaacaaattgaaGAAGAGAAGCTTCAACTGGAGGAGAAGTGCAGACAATTGGAAGCACGAAATCAAGagctggaaaaacaacagcaacgcCAGCCTTACACAAAAATTATTAGTGAGGCCTGGGAAGGAAAGTTTGGTGAAGCACGAGAGAGGATTTTGGTcctgatgaaggaaaacaagacaaagagTGCTGAATTAAAAGAAACGTCTGCCCAGCTTCAACGCGCGAATGCTACTATTGGGGAGATGCAAAGGGATCTCCAAAACATGGAGCAAAAGAATCAGGCGCTCCAAGGAACGCTTGATGAAGCTATGGAACAAACTGCACAAATCCTCGGACAGAAAAAGGAAGGGGTCACACAAATGCAGGACCAACTCAAAGGCATAAAGAAAAAATACGAAGTGCTGAAAGTCAGGCTGGATGAAACAGAGTGCAAAAATAAAGAGCTTCTTCAAGAGAAAGagcaacaggaagaagaaaaaaaacgtatTCTCCAGGACTTGGAGAGAAGAAATGAGCAGTTAGAAAAGATGCAcgaggaaaaacaacagcaaaatacaGACAACCGCAATCTATTAAAAGAAATGGAGCAAAGATGCCAGAAACTTGAGAAGGAAGTTGAAGAAACAACCGATCAGCTGAGAACCCTCATCctagagaaaaaagtggtcgTGGAAAAGCtcatggaaaagaagaaaaaacgttTCCGCTTCTTCTGGAGGAGGGACACTCctgctttttctactttttctattttttctactgCAGATGTCACCTCGTCTCCCTCCACCTCTGTTCCATCTTAA
- the LOC113017545 gene encoding involucrin-like has protein sequence MYPREHQQGINNFAASPSRSGRPLTARGKPDMTRSIGASSVQRTLQENSDLHAKIKQIEEEKLQLEEKCRQLEARNQELEKQQQRQPCTKIISEAWEVMFGEAREKILVLMKENKTKSAELKETSAQLQRANATIGEMQRDLQNMEQKNQALQGTLDEAMEQTAQILGQKKEGVTQMQDQLKGIKKKYKVLKVRLDETECKNKELLQEKEQQEEEKKRILQDLERRNEQLEKMHEEKQQQNTDNRNLLKEMEQRCQKLEKEVEETTDQLRTLILEKKVVVEKLMEKKKKRFRFFWRRDTPAFSTFSIFSTADVTSSPSTSVPS, from the coding sequence ATGTATCCACGAGAACACCAACAAGGAATAAACAATTTTGCTGCCTCTCCTTCGAGGTCTGGCCGGCCACTCACTGCAAGAGGTAAGCCTGATATGACACGATCCATTGGTGCCTCATCAGTCCAAAGGACATTACAGGAAAACTCCGACCTACatgcaaaaattaaacaaattgaaGAAGAGAAGCTTCAACTGGAGGAGAAGTGCAGACAATTGGAAGCACGAAATCAAGagctggaaaaacaacagcaacgcCAGCCTTGCACAAAAATTATTAGTGAGGCCTGGGAAGTAATGTTTGGTGAAGCACGAGAGAAGATTTTGGTcctgatgaaggaaaacaagacaaagagTGCTGAATTAAAAGAAACGTCTGCCCAGCTTCAACGCGCGAATGCTACTATTGGGGAGATGCAAAGGGATCTCCAAAACATGGAGCAAAAGAATCAGGCGCTCCAAGGAACGCTTGATGAAGCTATGGAACAAACTGCACAAATCCTCGGACAGAAAAAGGAAGGGGTCACACAAATGCAGGACCAACTCAAAGgcataaagaaaaaatacaaagtgctgaAAGTCAGGCTGGATGAAACAGAGTGCAAAAATAAAGAGCTTCTTCAAGAGAAAGagcaacaggaagaagaaaaaaaacgtatTCTCCAGGACTTGGAGAGAAGAAATGAGCAGTTAGAAAAGATGCAcgaggaaaaacaacagcaaaatacaGACAACCGCAATCTATTAAAAGAAATGGAGCAAAGATGCCAGAAACTTGAGAAGGAAGTTGAAGAAACAACCGATCAGCTGAGAACCCTCATCctagagaaaaaagtggtcgTGGAAAAGCtcatggaaaagaagaaaaaacgttTCCGCTTCTTCTGGAGGAGGGACACTCctgctttttctactttttctattttttctactgCAGATGTCACCTCGTCTCCCTCCACCTCTGTTCCATCTTAA